A portion of the Maylandia zebra isolate NMK-2024a linkage group LG9, Mzebra_GT3a, whole genome shotgun sequence genome contains these proteins:
- the pdss1 gene encoding all trans-polyprenyl-diphosphate synthase PDSS1, with translation MAGPWWRKCPRLTTGCTATNILENLWHLKGRPVSSSASLLSRASCIPTPETRPPTPAQINMKAGNFLIRHQSRLLLPTLQSCCCRATHSDTKPKDPFTLAQKDLTSLYDDIKKELFVSKVELKSLCEYYFDGKGKAIRPMIVVLMARALNIHSNRAGDLLPGQRAIAMISEMIHTASLVHDDVIDGSDKRRGKRTINEVWGEKKAILAGDFILSAASMALARIGNITVVKVLSQVIEDLVRGEFMQLGSKENENERFKHYLEKTFKKTASLIANSCKAVSILVNSDPEVHEIAYQYGKNVGIAFQLVDDVLDFTSGASQLGKPTAADLKLGLATGPVLFACQQFPELHAMIMRRFASKGDVDRAWQYVLQSNGVQQTNYLAQHYCKEAIRQISRLRPSPERDALIRLTEMVLTRDK, from the exons ATGGCGGGGCCGTGGTGGAGGAAATGCCCGAGGTTGACCACGGGCTGCACGGCCACGAATATATTAGAAAATTTGTGGCACTTGAAGGGCAGGCCTGTGTCTTCCTCTGCATCCCTGTTGAGCCGGGCTTCCTGCATCCCCACGCCGGAAACCAGG CCGCCAACACCTGCACAGATAAACATGAAAGCAGGAAACTTTCTAATCAG ACACCAGTCACGGTTGCTGCTTCCAACACTACAGTCTTGCTGTTGCAGAGCgacacacagtgacacaaagCCCAAGGACCCCTTCACGTTAGCCCAGAAAGACTTGACGAGTTTATATGACGACATCAAAAAA GAGCTGTTTGTGTCCAAAGTAGAGCTGAAATCTCTGTGTGAATACTATTTCGATGGCAAGGGGAAGGCCATCCGACCAATGATAGTGGTACTGATGGCTCGCGCCCTTAACATCCACAGCAACAGAGCCGG AGATTTGCTCCCAGGGCAGAGGGCCATCGCTATGATCTCTGAAATGATTCACACTGCCAGCCTGGTGCATGATGATGTCATAGATGGATCGGATAAGCGAAGAGGGAAGAGAACAATTAATGAAGTGTGGGGTGAAAAAAAG GCTATCTTAGCCGGAGATTTTATCCTCTCGGCTGCCTCAATGGCCTTGGCTCGTATCGGTAACATCACAGTGGTGAAAGTTTTATCTCAGGTCATAGAGGACCTGGTGCGAG GTGAATTCATGCAGTTGGGTTCCAAAGAGAATGAGAACGAGCGATTCAAACACTACCTCGAGAAGACCTTCAAGAAGACAGCAAGTCTTATTGCAAACAGTTGTAAAGCA GTTTCCATTCTGGTAAACTCTGATCCTGAAGTGCATGAAATAGCGTACCAGTATGGGAAGAATGTTGGCATTGCATTTCAG CTGGTGGATGATGTTTTGGACTTCACATCTGGAGCCAGTCAGCTGGGGAAGCCCACAGCAGCCGATTTGAAATTGGGTTTGGCTACTGGTCCGGTCCTGTTTGCTTGTCAGCAG TTTCCTGAGCTTCATGCAATGATCATGAGACGTTTCGCCTCCAAAGGAGACGTAGATCGAGCCTGGCAGTACGTCCTTCAG AGCAATGGTGTGCAGCAGACCAACTACCTGGCCCAGCACTACTGCAAAGAAGCAATCAGGCAGATCAGTAGGCTCAGGCCATCCCCAGAGAGAGACGCCCTCATCAGGCTCACAGAGATGGTGCTAACCAGAGACAAATGA
- the LOC101481550 gene encoding protein nucleotidyltransferase YdiU isoform X4 — translation MRNNLEALPIDKVDGNFVRTVKNCIFSKSIPTPLKGPLRLTAASKDVIEGILDLDASVTRSGDFLHYASGGRLLPGSVPLAHRYGGHQFGYWAGQLGDGRAHFLGQYSNKKGEVWELQLKGSGKTPYSRSGDGRAVIRSSVREFLCSEAMHFLGVPTSRAASLIVSEEPVLRDQFYNGNVKAERGAVVLRLAKSWFRIGSLEILSQSGEINLLRKLLNFVIDEHFPFINPDNPEKYLVFFSTVVNETAHLIAQWMSVGFAHGVCNTDNFSLLSITIDYGPFGFMESYNPNFIPNTSDDEGRYSIGAQANVGLLNLEKLLVALIPVLTQTQQKQAKIILKGYANIYQMRVHQIFKAKLGLLGEDEDDNDLIAFLLKVMEDTESDFTMTFRELSEVSAKQLLNKNFTQMWALDDLSHHKHFSDWLNKYLFRLSRQQDDSDLDRQHRMKSKSNYVNPRYVLRNWMAESAIRKAERNDFSEVELLHHILSSPFVTQETAEEAGYAARPPQWASRLKVSCSS, via the exons ATGCGCAATAATTTAG AGGCACTCCCAATCGACAAAGTTGATGGCAACTTTGTTCGCACTGTGAAGAACTGCATATTTTCCAAGTCCATTCCAACTCCACTCAAAGGTCCATTGAGGTTGACAGCAGCGTCTAAG GATGTCATCGAGGGGATCTTAGATTTAGATGCGTCAGTGACTCGGTCAGGTGATTTTCTGCATTATGCGAGTGGTGGCAGACTACTGCCGGGGTCTGTGCCACTTGCTCACAGATATGGAGGTCATCAG TTTGGCTACTGGGCAGGCCAGCTGGGGGATGGTCGAGCTCATTTCCTTGGTCAGTATTCAAACAA AAAGGGGGAGGTATGGGAACTCCAGCTTAAAGGATCTGGAAAAACACCATATTCaag GTCAGGAGATGGTCGTGCTGTAATCCGGTCTTCTGTCAGGGAGTTCCTGTGCAGTGAAGCGATGCATTTCCTGGGTGTTCCCACCAGCAGGGCTGCCAG TCTGATTGTCAGTGAGGAGCCAGTTTTGAGGGATCAGTTCTACAATGGAAATGTGAAAGCAGAGAGAG GAGCTGTTGTTCTGCGATTGGCCAAGTCATGGTTTCGGATTGGATCCTTAGAAATTTTGTCTCAAAGTGGAGAAATAAATCTTCTGAG AAAGCTGTTGAACTTTGTGATAGACGAACATTTTCCTTTTATAAATCCAGACAACCCAGAAAAATATTTG gtgtttttttccacagttgtAAATGAAACGGCACATCTGATTGCCCAGTGGATGTCAGTCGGTTTTGCACATG GTGTGTGCAACACAGACAACTTCAGTCTTCTTTCTATCACCATCGACTACGGACCCTTTGGCTTTATGGAGTCATATAACCCCA ATTTTATCCCCAACACATCTGATGATGAAGGCAGGTACAGCATTGGAGCTCAGGCAAATGTTGGCCTCTTGAATCTAGAGAAACTCTTGGTGGCTCTGATTCCTGTGCTTACACAGACACAACAGAAACA GGCGAAAATTATTCTTAAAGGATATGCCAACATTTACCAAATGAG GGTTCACCAGATATTTAAGGCAAAACTGGGACTTCTTGGTGAAGATGAGGACGATAACGACCTCATTGCTTTCCTGCTTAAG GTGATGGAGGACACAGAGTCTGACTTCACCATGACCTTCAGGGAGCTCAGCGAAGTTTCAGCCAAGCAGCTTCTTAACAAGAACTTCACGCAG ATGTGGGCTCTTGATGACCTATCACACCACAAGCACTTTTCTGATTGGCTTAACAAGTACCTGTTCCGGCTCAGTAG ACAGCAGGATGATAGCGATTTGGATCGTCAACACAGGATGAAAAGTAAATCAAACT ATGTAAATCCGAGATATGTGCTGAGGAACTGGATGGCAGAGTCTGCAATAAGGAAAGCTGAGAGGAATGACTTTTCCGAG GTGGAGCTGCTGCACCACATCCTGTCCTCACCCTTTGTTACACAAGAGACTGCAGAGGAGGCGGGCTATGCAGCAAGACCTCCACAGTGGGCTAGCAGGTTAAAGGTCAGCTGTTCGTCATGA
- the LOC101481550 gene encoding protein nucleotidyltransferase YdiU isoform X1 translates to MWSTCTALVFALVAASSFTPAYVLELCQNISPECHSDHNTASNSQSSSHTVKSKWTLNASSLMHDLNQFRVSCKKLLEALPIDKVDGNFVRTVKNCIFSKSIPTPLKGPLRLTAASKDVIEGILDLDASVTRSGDFLHYASGGRLLPGSVPLAHRYGGHQFGYWAGQLGDGRAHFLGQYSNKKGEVWELQLKGSGKTPYSRSGDGRAVIRSSVREFLCSEAMHFLGVPTSRAASLIVSEEPVLRDQFYNGNVKAERGAVVLRLAKSWFRIGSLEILSQSGEINLLRKLLNFVIDEHFPFINPDNPEKYLVFFSTVVNETAHLIAQWMSVGFAHGVCNTDNFSLLSITIDYGPFGFMESYNPNFIPNTSDDEGRYSIGAQANVGLLNLEKLLVALIPVLTQTQQKQAKIILKGYANIYQMRVHQIFKAKLGLLGEDEDDNDLIAFLLKVMEDTESDFTMTFRELSEVSAKQLLNKNFTQMWALDDLSHHKHFSDWLNKYLFRLSRQQDDSDLDRQHRMKSKSNYVNPRYVLRNWMAESAIRKAERNDFSEVELLHHILSSPFVTQETAEEAGYAARPPQWASRLKVSCSS, encoded by the exons ATGTGGAGCACCTGTACAGCACTAGTCTTTGCTCTGGTGGCAGCATCGAGCTTCACACCTGCATATGTCCTGGAGTTGTGCCAAAATATAAGTCCTGAGTGTCACAGTGACCACAACACCGCATCAAACAGCCAATCGTCATCGCACACTGTGAAGTCCAAGTGGACCTTGAATGCTTCAAGCCTCATGCACGACCTTAACCAGTTCAGAGTCTCCTGCAAGAAGCTATTGG AGGCACTCCCAATCGACAAAGTTGATGGCAACTTTGTTCGCACTGTGAAGAACTGCATATTTTCCAAGTCCATTCCAACTCCACTCAAAGGTCCATTGAGGTTGACAGCAGCGTCTAAG GATGTCATCGAGGGGATCTTAGATTTAGATGCGTCAGTGACTCGGTCAGGTGATTTTCTGCATTATGCGAGTGGTGGCAGACTACTGCCGGGGTCTGTGCCACTTGCTCACAGATATGGAGGTCATCAG TTTGGCTACTGGGCAGGCCAGCTGGGGGATGGTCGAGCTCATTTCCTTGGTCAGTATTCAAACAA AAAGGGGGAGGTATGGGAACTCCAGCTTAAAGGATCTGGAAAAACACCATATTCaag GTCAGGAGATGGTCGTGCTGTAATCCGGTCTTCTGTCAGGGAGTTCCTGTGCAGTGAAGCGATGCATTTCCTGGGTGTTCCCACCAGCAGGGCTGCCAG TCTGATTGTCAGTGAGGAGCCAGTTTTGAGGGATCAGTTCTACAATGGAAATGTGAAAGCAGAGAGAG GAGCTGTTGTTCTGCGATTGGCCAAGTCATGGTTTCGGATTGGATCCTTAGAAATTTTGTCTCAAAGTGGAGAAATAAATCTTCTGAG AAAGCTGTTGAACTTTGTGATAGACGAACATTTTCCTTTTATAAATCCAGACAACCCAGAAAAATATTTG gtgtttttttccacagttgtAAATGAAACGGCACATCTGATTGCCCAGTGGATGTCAGTCGGTTTTGCACATG GTGTGTGCAACACAGACAACTTCAGTCTTCTTTCTATCACCATCGACTACGGACCCTTTGGCTTTATGGAGTCATATAACCCCA ATTTTATCCCCAACACATCTGATGATGAAGGCAGGTACAGCATTGGAGCTCAGGCAAATGTTGGCCTCTTGAATCTAGAGAAACTCTTGGTGGCTCTGATTCCTGTGCTTACACAGACACAACAGAAACA GGCGAAAATTATTCTTAAAGGATATGCCAACATTTACCAAATGAG GGTTCACCAGATATTTAAGGCAAAACTGGGACTTCTTGGTGAAGATGAGGACGATAACGACCTCATTGCTTTCCTGCTTAAG GTGATGGAGGACACAGAGTCTGACTTCACCATGACCTTCAGGGAGCTCAGCGAAGTTTCAGCCAAGCAGCTTCTTAACAAGAACTTCACGCAG ATGTGGGCTCTTGATGACCTATCACACCACAAGCACTTTTCTGATTGGCTTAACAAGTACCTGTTCCGGCTCAGTAG ACAGCAGGATGATAGCGATTTGGATCGTCAACACAGGATGAAAAGTAAATCAAACT ATGTAAATCCGAGATATGTGCTGAGGAACTGGATGGCAGAGTCTGCAATAAGGAAAGCTGAGAGGAATGACTTTTCCGAG GTGGAGCTGCTGCACCACATCCTGTCCTCACCCTTTGTTACACAAGAGACTGCAGAGGAGGCGGGCTATGCAGCAAGACCTCCACAGTGGGCTAGCAGGTTAAAGGTCAGCTGTTCGTCATGA
- the LOC101481550 gene encoding protein nucleotidyltransferase YdiU isoform X2 has product MWSTCTALVFALVAASSFTPAYVLELCQNISPECHSDHNTASNSQSSSHTVKSKWTLNASSLMHDLNQFRVSCKKLLEALPIDKVDGNFVRTVKNCIFSKSIPTPLKGPLRLTAASKDVIEGILDLDASVTRSGDFLHYASGGRLLPGSVPLAHRYGGHQFGYWAGQLGDGRAHFLGQYSNKKGEVWELQLKGSGKTPYSRSGDGRAVIRSSVREFLCSEAMHFLGVPTSRAASLIVSEEPVLRDQFYNGNVKAERGAVVLRLAKSWFRIGSLEILSQSGEINLLRKLLNFVIDEHFPFINPDNPEKYLVFFSTVVNETAHLIAQWMSVGFAHGVCNTDNFSLLSITIDYGPFGFMESYNPNFIPNTSDDEGRYSIGAQANVGLLNLEKLLVALIPVLTQTQQKQAKIILKGYANIYQMRVHQIFKAKLGLLGEDEDDNDLIAFLLKVMEDTESDFTMTFRELSEVSAKQLLNKNFTQMWALDDLSHHKHFSDWLNKYLFRLSRQQDDSDLDRQHRMKNVNPRYVLRNWMAESAIRKAERNDFSEVELLHHILSSPFVTQETAEEAGYAARPPQWASRLKVSCSS; this is encoded by the exons ATGTGGAGCACCTGTACAGCACTAGTCTTTGCTCTGGTGGCAGCATCGAGCTTCACACCTGCATATGTCCTGGAGTTGTGCCAAAATATAAGTCCTGAGTGTCACAGTGACCACAACACCGCATCAAACAGCCAATCGTCATCGCACACTGTGAAGTCCAAGTGGACCTTGAATGCTTCAAGCCTCATGCACGACCTTAACCAGTTCAGAGTCTCCTGCAAGAAGCTATTGG AGGCACTCCCAATCGACAAAGTTGATGGCAACTTTGTTCGCACTGTGAAGAACTGCATATTTTCCAAGTCCATTCCAACTCCACTCAAAGGTCCATTGAGGTTGACAGCAGCGTCTAAG GATGTCATCGAGGGGATCTTAGATTTAGATGCGTCAGTGACTCGGTCAGGTGATTTTCTGCATTATGCGAGTGGTGGCAGACTACTGCCGGGGTCTGTGCCACTTGCTCACAGATATGGAGGTCATCAG TTTGGCTACTGGGCAGGCCAGCTGGGGGATGGTCGAGCTCATTTCCTTGGTCAGTATTCAAACAA AAAGGGGGAGGTATGGGAACTCCAGCTTAAAGGATCTGGAAAAACACCATATTCaag GTCAGGAGATGGTCGTGCTGTAATCCGGTCTTCTGTCAGGGAGTTCCTGTGCAGTGAAGCGATGCATTTCCTGGGTGTTCCCACCAGCAGGGCTGCCAG TCTGATTGTCAGTGAGGAGCCAGTTTTGAGGGATCAGTTCTACAATGGAAATGTGAAAGCAGAGAGAG GAGCTGTTGTTCTGCGATTGGCCAAGTCATGGTTTCGGATTGGATCCTTAGAAATTTTGTCTCAAAGTGGAGAAATAAATCTTCTGAG AAAGCTGTTGAACTTTGTGATAGACGAACATTTTCCTTTTATAAATCCAGACAACCCAGAAAAATATTTG gtgtttttttccacagttgtAAATGAAACGGCACATCTGATTGCCCAGTGGATGTCAGTCGGTTTTGCACATG GTGTGTGCAACACAGACAACTTCAGTCTTCTTTCTATCACCATCGACTACGGACCCTTTGGCTTTATGGAGTCATATAACCCCA ATTTTATCCCCAACACATCTGATGATGAAGGCAGGTACAGCATTGGAGCTCAGGCAAATGTTGGCCTCTTGAATCTAGAGAAACTCTTGGTGGCTCTGATTCCTGTGCTTACACAGACACAACAGAAACA GGCGAAAATTATTCTTAAAGGATATGCCAACATTTACCAAATGAG GGTTCACCAGATATTTAAGGCAAAACTGGGACTTCTTGGTGAAGATGAGGACGATAACGACCTCATTGCTTTCCTGCTTAAG GTGATGGAGGACACAGAGTCTGACTTCACCATGACCTTCAGGGAGCTCAGCGAAGTTTCAGCCAAGCAGCTTCTTAACAAGAACTTCACGCAG ATGTGGGCTCTTGATGACCTATCACACCACAAGCACTTTTCTGATTGGCTTAACAAGTACCTGTTCCGGCTCAGTAG ACAGCAGGATGATAGCGATTTGGATCGTCAACACAGGATGAAAA ATGTAAATCCGAGATATGTGCTGAGGAACTGGATGGCAGAGTCTGCAATAAGGAAAGCTGAGAGGAATGACTTTTCCGAG GTGGAGCTGCTGCACCACATCCTGTCCTCACCCTTTGTTACACAAGAGACTGCAGAGGAGGCGGGCTATGCAGCAAGACCTCCACAGTGGGCTAGCAGGTTAAAGGTCAGCTGTTCGTCATGA
- the LOC101481550 gene encoding protein nucleotidyltransferase YdiU isoform X3 — MWSTCTALVFALVAASSFTPAYVLELCQNISPECHSDHNTASNSQSSSHTVKSKWTLNASSLMHDLNQFRVSCKKLLEALPIDKVDGNFVRTVKNCIFSKSIPTPLKGPLRLTAASKDVIEGILDLDASVTRSGDFLHYASGGRLLPGSVPLAHRYGGHQFGYWAGQLGDGRAHFLGQYSNKKGEVWELQLKGSGKTPYSREFLCSEAMHFLGVPTSRAASLIVSEEPVLRDQFYNGNVKAERGAVVLRLAKSWFRIGSLEILSQSGEINLLRKLLNFVIDEHFPFINPDNPEKYLVFFSTVVNETAHLIAQWMSVGFAHGVCNTDNFSLLSITIDYGPFGFMESYNPNFIPNTSDDEGRYSIGAQANVGLLNLEKLLVALIPVLTQTQQKQAKIILKGYANIYQMRVHQIFKAKLGLLGEDEDDNDLIAFLLKVMEDTESDFTMTFRELSEVSAKQLLNKNFTQMWALDDLSHHKHFSDWLNKYLFRLSRQQDDSDLDRQHRMKSKSNYVNPRYVLRNWMAESAIRKAERNDFSEVELLHHILSSPFVTQETAEEAGYAARPPQWASRLKVSCSS; from the exons ATGTGGAGCACCTGTACAGCACTAGTCTTTGCTCTGGTGGCAGCATCGAGCTTCACACCTGCATATGTCCTGGAGTTGTGCCAAAATATAAGTCCTGAGTGTCACAGTGACCACAACACCGCATCAAACAGCCAATCGTCATCGCACACTGTGAAGTCCAAGTGGACCTTGAATGCTTCAAGCCTCATGCACGACCTTAACCAGTTCAGAGTCTCCTGCAAGAAGCTATTGG AGGCACTCCCAATCGACAAAGTTGATGGCAACTTTGTTCGCACTGTGAAGAACTGCATATTTTCCAAGTCCATTCCAACTCCACTCAAAGGTCCATTGAGGTTGACAGCAGCGTCTAAG GATGTCATCGAGGGGATCTTAGATTTAGATGCGTCAGTGACTCGGTCAGGTGATTTTCTGCATTATGCGAGTGGTGGCAGACTACTGCCGGGGTCTGTGCCACTTGCTCACAGATATGGAGGTCATCAG TTTGGCTACTGGGCAGGCCAGCTGGGGGATGGTCGAGCTCATTTCCTTGGTCAGTATTCAAACAA AAAGGGGGAGGTATGGGAACTCCAGCTTAAAGGATCTGGAAAAACACCATATTCaag GGAGTTCCTGTGCAGTGAAGCGATGCATTTCCTGGGTGTTCCCACCAGCAGGGCTGCCAG TCTGATTGTCAGTGAGGAGCCAGTTTTGAGGGATCAGTTCTACAATGGAAATGTGAAAGCAGAGAGAG GAGCTGTTGTTCTGCGATTGGCCAAGTCATGGTTTCGGATTGGATCCTTAGAAATTTTGTCTCAAAGTGGAGAAATAAATCTTCTGAG AAAGCTGTTGAACTTTGTGATAGACGAACATTTTCCTTTTATAAATCCAGACAACCCAGAAAAATATTTG gtgtttttttccacagttgtAAATGAAACGGCACATCTGATTGCCCAGTGGATGTCAGTCGGTTTTGCACATG GTGTGTGCAACACAGACAACTTCAGTCTTCTTTCTATCACCATCGACTACGGACCCTTTGGCTTTATGGAGTCATATAACCCCA ATTTTATCCCCAACACATCTGATGATGAAGGCAGGTACAGCATTGGAGCTCAGGCAAATGTTGGCCTCTTGAATCTAGAGAAACTCTTGGTGGCTCTGATTCCTGTGCTTACACAGACACAACAGAAACA GGCGAAAATTATTCTTAAAGGATATGCCAACATTTACCAAATGAG GGTTCACCAGATATTTAAGGCAAAACTGGGACTTCTTGGTGAAGATGAGGACGATAACGACCTCATTGCTTTCCTGCTTAAG GTGATGGAGGACACAGAGTCTGACTTCACCATGACCTTCAGGGAGCTCAGCGAAGTTTCAGCCAAGCAGCTTCTTAACAAGAACTTCACGCAG ATGTGGGCTCTTGATGACCTATCACACCACAAGCACTTTTCTGATTGGCTTAACAAGTACCTGTTCCGGCTCAGTAG ACAGCAGGATGATAGCGATTTGGATCGTCAACACAGGATGAAAAGTAAATCAAACT ATGTAAATCCGAGATATGTGCTGAGGAACTGGATGGCAGAGTCTGCAATAAGGAAAGCTGAGAGGAATGACTTTTCCGAG GTGGAGCTGCTGCACCACATCCTGTCCTCACCCTTTGTTACACAAGAGACTGCAGAGGAGGCGGGCTATGCAGCAAGACCTCCACAGTGGGCTAGCAGGTTAAAGGTCAGCTGTTCGTCATGA